One Triticum dicoccoides isolate Atlit2015 ecotype Zavitan chromosome 5B, WEW_v2.0, whole genome shotgun sequence genomic window carries:
- the LOC119313073 gene encoding ABC transporter G family member 48-like, with protein MDPPGPGIQLGTLSGSRRSMGSSYGSRRSGGGGGSISHSFRQPAGADDPFGRAASQQGHDDDEENLRWAALEKLPTYDRMRRAVLLSHAGGADGDELQGLVDIEQLASGEAGRALLERVFQDDSERFLTRLRDRVDRVGIDLPAIEVRYQGLSVEVDAFVGTSALPTLWNSATNFLQSLVGRLASSNKKTINILRNVDGILKPSRMTLLLGPPSSGKSTLMRALTGKLDKTLKVSGSITYCGHTFEEFYPERTSAYVSQYDLHNAEMTVRETLDFSRRCLGVGARYDMLAELAAREREAGIKPDPEIDAYMKATAVQGQQTNIVTDLTLKVLGLDICADMPIGDEMIRGISGGQKKRVTTGEMLTGPARALFMDEISTGLDSSSTFEIVKYIRQLVHVMNETVMISLLQPPPETYNLFDDIILLSEGYIVYHGPRDNILDFFEAAGFRCPERKGVADFLQEVTSKKDQQQYWYLDQQQYRHVSVPEFAQRFKSFHVGQQMLKELQIPFDKSKTHPAALTTNKYGQSSWESIKTVLSREQLLMKRNSFIYIFKVTQLIILGLMAMTVFLRTKMPYGHISDGGKFFGALTFSLITVLFNGFAELQLTIKMLPTFYKQRDFLFFPPWTFALVTIILRIPVSLMESAVWVVLTYYVMGFAPAPGRFFRQLLAFFGTHQMAMGLFRFLGAVLKSMVVANTFGMFVMLLIFIFGGFIIPRGDIRPWWIWAYWSSPMMYSQNAISVNEFLSSRWANTNTEASIKASTVGEAILKSKGLFTGDWGFWISMGAILGFTILFNILYILALTYLSPPSGSNTVSDKENENVTNTSTPMGTNINEATNRPTQTQITLPFQPLALSFNHVNYYVDMPAEMREQGFAESRLQLLSDISGAFRPGVLTALVGVSGAGKTTLMDVLAGRKTSGSIEGSITLSGYPKKQETFARISGYCEQTDIHSPNVTVYESILYSAWLRLSSDVDEKTRKMFVEEVMTLVELDVLRNAMVGLPGVDGLSTEQRKRLTIAVELVANPSIIFMDEPTSGLDARAAAIVMRAVRNTVNTGRTVVCTIHQPSIDIFESFDELLLMKRGGQVIYAGELGRHSYKLVEYFEAIPGVEKITEGYNPATWMLEVSSPLAEARLNVNFAEIYANSDLYRKNQELIKELSIPPPGYEDLSFPTKYSQNFYNQCIANFWKQYKSYWKNPPHNAMRFLMTMINGLVFGTVFWQKGTKIGSQQDLFNLLGATYAAVFFLGAANCITVQPVVSIERTVFYREKAAGMYSPLSYAFAQTCVEVIYNIAQGIEYTVIIYAMIGYEWKAAKFFYFLFFIVSSFNYFTLFGMMLVSLTPSSMLANILISFVLPLWNLFAGFLVVRPLIPIWWRWYYWANPVSWTIYGVVASQFGDNKSPLKVPGGSDTFVKQFLEDNLGIKHDFLGYVVLAHFAFIIAFFFVFGYSIKVLNFQKR; from the exons ATGGATCCTCCTGGCCCGGGGATACAGCTGGGCACGCTCTCCGGCAGCCGCCGCAGCATGGGCTCCTCCTACGGCTCGCGccgctccggaggtggaggtggctcCATCTCCCACTCCTTCCGCCAGCCCGCCGGCGCCGACGACCCCTTCGGCCGCGCCGCATCGCAGCAGGgccacgacgacgacgaggagaacCTCCGATGGGCGGCCCTGGAGAAGCTGCCCACCTACGACCGCATGCGCCGGGCCGTCCTCCTAAGTCACGCTGGTGGCGCCGACGGTGATGAGCTCCAGGGCTTGGTGGACATCGAGCAGCTGGCCAGCGGCGAGGCCGGCCGGGCCCTGCTGGAGAGGGTGTTCCAGGACGACAGCGAGCGGTTTCTGACAAGATTGAGGGACCGTGTGGACCGGGTGGGCATTGACCTGCCGGCGATCGAGGTGAGGTACCAGGGCTTGTCGGTGGAGGTGGACGCCTTCGTCGGCACCAGCGCCTTGCCCACGCTCTGGAACTCGGCAACTAACTTCCTACAG AGTCTTGTCGGACGCCTCGCTTCCtccaacaagaagaccatcaacatACTCCGAAACGTCGACGGCATCCTCAAACCATCCAG GATGACCCTTCTGCTTGGACCTCCATCTTCAGGAAAGAGCACACTCATGCGAGCCCTCACTGGCAAGCTAGACAAAACCCTCAAG GTATCTGGCAGCATCACCTACTGTGGTCATACGTTTGAGGAGTTCTACCCGGAGAGGACCAGCGCGTACGTTAGCCAGTACGATCTACACAACGCAGAGATGACTGTAAGGGAGACGCTCGATTTCTCCAGGCGCTGCTTAGGTGTGGGTGCCAGATATGACATGCTCGCTGAGCTTGCCGCCAGGGAGCGTGAAGCAGGCATAAAGCCAGACCCTGAGATCGATGCTTATATGAAAGCTACTGCCGTGCAAGGACAGCAGACTAACATTGTTACCGATCTTACTCTCAAG GTGCTTGGGCTTGACATTTGTGCCGATATGCCCATTGGTGACGAGATGATCAGAGGAATTTCTGGCGGGCAAAAGAAGCGTGTAACAACCG GGGAGATGTTAACGGGACCTGCAAGGGCTTTGTTCATGGATGAGATTTCCACTGGTTTGGACAGCTCTAGCACATTTGAGATTGTGAAATACATAAGGCAGCTGGTCCATGTGATGAATGAGACCGTGATGATCTCCCTCCTACAACCACCGCCAGAGACCTACAACCTCTTTGATGACATTATTCTGCTATCAGAAGGGTACATAGTGTATCATGGGCCACGCGACAAcatcttggacttctttgaagctGCCGGTTTCCGGTGCCCTGAAAGGAAAGGAGTTGCTGACTTTCTTCAAGAGGTCACTTCCAAGAAAGACCAGCAGCAGTACTGGTACCTTGACCAGCAGCAGTATCGTCACGTGTCTGTCCCAGAGTTTGCCCAACGTTTCAAGTCATTCCATGTAGGGCAGCAGATGCTCAAGGAGCTGCAAATCCCTTTTGACAAGTCCAAAACTCATCCTGCTGCCTTGACCACCAACAAGTATGGGCAGTCCAGCTGGGAGTCAATCAAGACAGTGCTGTCGAGAGAGCAGCTACTGATGAAGCGCAACTCCTTCATCTACATCTTCAAGGTTACCCAGTTGATCATCCTTGGGCTCATGGCCATGACTGTGTTCCTCAGAACAAAGATGCCATATGGCCACATCTCCGACGGCGGCAAATTCTTTGGTGCTCTGACTTTCAGTTTAATCACCGTCTTGTTCAATGGGTTTGCTGAGCTACAACTGACAATTAAAATGCTTCCTACCTTCTACAAACAAAGGGATTTCCTCTTCTTCCCCCCGTGGACCTTTGCGCTGGTAACAATCATCTTAAGAATTCCTGTTTCGCTTATGGAGTCCGCGGTATGGGTCGTCCTCACCTACTATGTCATGGGCTTCGCACCTGCTCCAggaag GTTCTTTCGTCAGCTTTTAGCTTTCTTTGGTACTCACCAAATGGCAATGGGTTTGTTCCGATTTCTTGGTGCTGTTTTGAAATCAATGGTTGTGGCCAACACCTTTGGGATGTTTGTGATGCTTCTTATTTTCATATTTGGAGGATTTATCATACCTAGAG GTGACATCCGACCATGGTGGATCTGGGCTTACTGGTCATCTCCTATGATGTACAGTCAAAATGCAATATCAGTCAATGAATTCCTTTCTAGTAGGTGGGCCAAC ACAAACACTGAAGCATCTATCAAAGCATCCACAGTAGGCGAGGCTATTCTTAAATCCAAAGGCTTGTTTACTGGAGATTGGGGATTTTGGATTTCCATGGGAGCCATCCTAGGGTTCACTATTTTGTTCAACATATTGTACATTCTGGCACTTACGTACTTGAGCC CTCCCAGCGGCTCAAACACAGTTTCAGACAAGGAGAATGAGAATGTGACAAACACTTCAACACCGATGG GTACCAATATTAATGAAGCCACAAACCGACCAACTCAGACTCAAATCACCTTGCCTTTCCAGCCTCTTGCACTATCTTTCAACCATGTAAACTATTACGTGGACATGCCTGCA GAAATGAGGGAGCAAGGATTCGCCGAAAGTCGTCTCCAGTTGCTCTCTGATATCAGTGGTGCTTTTAGGCCAGGTGTTCTGACAGCATTAGTTGGTGTGAGTGGAGCTGGGAAAACCACTCTAATGGATGTCTTGGCAGGAAGGAAAACTAGTGGATCTATTGAGGGAAGCATCACCCTCTCTGGTTACCCTAAAAAACAAGAAACTTTTGCCCGCATCAGTGGCTATTGTGAACAGACTGATATCCATTCACCAAATGTTACTGTCTATGAATCCATTCTCTACTCTGCCTGGTTGCGTCTTTCCTCGGATGTTGACGAAAAAACAAGAAAG ATGTTTGTGGAGGAAGTCATGACTCTTGTAGAGCTTGATGTCTTGCGTAATGCTATGGTTGGTCTCCCTGGAGTGGACGGGTTATCCACTGAACAAAGAAAGAGACTGACAATTGCCGTCGAGCTGGTAGCAAATCCTTCAATCATATTCATGGATGAGCCAACTTCTGGTCTTGATGCTAGAGCCGCGGCCATTGTAATGCGCGCGGTGAGAAATACAGTCAACACTGGGCGAACTGTGGTTTGCACAATCCATCAACCCAGCATCGATATATTCGAGTCTTTTGATgag CTTCTGCTTATGAAAAGAGGAGGACAGGTTATTTATGCTGGTGAACTTGGTCGCCACTCTTATAAACTTGTTGAATATTTTGAG GCAATTCCAGGTGTTGAAAAGATCACAGAAGGATATAATCCCGCAACATGGATGCTGGAAGTTAGCTCCCCCTTAGCCGAGGCTCGCCTGAACGTAAATTTTGCTGAAATTTATGCTAATTCTGATCTGTATAG gaaaaaccaagaacttaTTAAGGAATTAAGCATTCCCCCGCCAGGCTACGAGGATCTCTCATTTCCTACCAAGTATTCTCAGAATTTCTACAACCAATGCATTGCAAACTTCTGGAAGCAATACAAATCATATTGGAAGAATCCGCCCCACAACGCCATGCGCTTTCTCATGACGATGATCAATGGCCTTGTATTTGGCACGGTGTTTTGGCAGAAAGGGACAAAAAT AGGCTCGCAACAAGATCTGTTCAATCTACTCGGAGCCACATATGCTGCTGTCTTCTTCCTTGGGGCTGCCAACTGCATCACTGTTCAGCCTGTTGTGTCAATCGAGCGAACGGTTTTCTACCGTGAAAAGGCGGCAGGGATGTACTCTCCGTTATCCTATGCATTCGCTCAG ACATGCGTGGAGGTGATCTACAACATCGCGCAGGGGATTGAATACACGGTGATCATCTATGCGATGATTGGATATGAGTGGAAAGCGGCAAAGTTCTTTTATTTCCTCTTCTTCATAGTTTCAAGCTTCAACTACTTCACATTGTTTGGCATGATGCTGGTATCATTGACCCCGTCTTCCATGCTCGCAAACATACTGATATCGTTTGTACTCCCTCTTTGGAACCTGTTTGCTGGGTTCCTCGTCGTCAGACCG TTGATACCGATCTGGTGGAGGTGGTACTACTGGGCCAACCCTGTGTCATGGACCATCTACGGCGTGGTGGCGTCGCAGTTTGGCGACAACAAGAGTCCTCTGAAGGTCCCCGGCGGGAGCGACACGTTTGTGAAGCAGTTCTTGGAGGACAATCTGGGCATCAAGCACGATTTCCTTGGGTATGTGGTGCTGGCGCACTTTGCCTTCATCATCGCCTTCTTCTTTGTGTTTGGCTACTCCATCAAGGTGTTGAACTTCCAGAAACGTTAG